The Papaver somniferum cultivar HN1 chromosome 6, ASM357369v1, whole genome shotgun sequence genome segment TTGTAAAGATGTCATGTTTATGCTTTTAACTTTGAACCAATCCACAACTTTCTCTCTTCTGGAGTAAAACGTAtgaataagttcttcttgtgattgtTGTCGAGCATTTCAATCACTTTCAGcttatcttccaaagaaatttcagtcatgccataaacaagatcccatacttggttatctttcttatccttatcaattctgcgcatttctttttcaattttgcggtcttctttctctttcgcaataagagcatgcattgaatcaatagaagaagaaatcgatgAACTGTTGGAAATCAATTTCTCTAGGTAATCAGACTGCTCAGTAGGATTAGTTGATGTAGAAGAGTCACCAATGTCACACCTTGGTCTTTTCCTTGGTGCTGTTTTTCTGATAGGAATTTTCTTTGTGTTCAtatcttgagtttcatctttatcttgttTATCATTTTCCTCTGAGACATATCCCACATATGATACGTTAAAATAACTATCATATTGCTCTCGTTGAGTATAATCAACATCTaagtaatcatcttgttcatcttcctcattacaggttctagcacttgtaccctcatgggtaagatcaactgtaaCTTTTCCAGAAGCACATTTATTCCCAAAAACAATAAGCAAGTCACCATAGTCTCTACCATTTTCGTCCCTTAGGTTAGTTTGCTTTGGATGGCTCTGTTAACACAAAAAAAGGGATAAAGCATGAATTAGAACTCTGcataaaatagaagaagaaaaaattcaaattcagttgtctgtaagtaacacacacatacctcaaagtaattgttccacatctcgtcggttccagtaatcatcttgttagcatcatcccaACCGAATCCAGAAGTACAAGATTTAAAAAAATCCTGGTATTGACCAAATCTAGTCTTGAACCATCTATATTTCCCTTTAAAGTTCTCATAAGATTTGTCACAATCACatgcttggttaagttttggaagtATCTCATCTTCCACTAGtctcttagtaaaacatccaTTAGTGTCTTTCTTCTTATCAAGTGTAGCTTCTACTAACAGTTCCAATAGTTTCTGAGTCTCTCGtgttgtccattgtttgtaatttGTATTCGCATCCGAATCCTGTTCCatattcttattcttcctaacattctttttctttttgttttcaacaGGTTGGCTAGAACTGtccattctatggtgtgacaagttagctacattagtacctagaacttaacaaagcaaggTACTGACATACAAACTAATGACAAGGTACTGAAATACAAACTTGTAAGTGGATGCAAGCCGAACAATGCCTTTTAAATCAAAGAACTGAGATAGTAAAATGACACACATGGGACAATTAAAATACAAGCTACTGTAGACACACTTCACTGGCAGTTGATAATCACTCTTCATTGTTAAATCTACTTCATTCAAGTTACTCAGCAATGCTCAAGTGGATACAAACTGAAATACTAGCTACTGTAGAATGAaagatgtaaaaaaaaaaattccagtaCTACCTTCCGTAAAACTTGTCTTCCttgtttcaaaacaaaaaaaaaaacttgtcttGCTAACAATGTTACTGTTACTACACACATTGAACTGCAACTCACTAGAAATTGGCTCTAATTAGTATAGTTCAAGATACATCCTACTTTCGTGTATAACCTATCCATTACTACTCGTATACGAATAACTACTATTCTAATACAATTCAATTTGGAAGTAAAAACATAATAATCACCATAAAAATCACTCACAGTACACCGATGAGATGAAGTTGCTGCTAAACATTCTAATGCATTTATAAAGCTATACAATCTGATCAAACATgttcacaaaaataaaaatgcagtAGTATAAAGTAAGAAACATACCTAAGAAATCAATCATTACTGAAGTAGTGCTTTGGAGGATCTACTTTCAAGTCCAGAAACCTATCAAACCATTATCAAAAACAAACCAAATTATAAAAAGACAAAACAACAAAACCAAGAATCTATAATGGTtcaaaccaatacaaaaaaaaaagtactaaAATAGGGAGCAAGCTATACATTCTATCCATTACTACACCATTGCAGACAAGTCCGGCGCAGTTTCATTGTGTTTTTCAAAAGAAAAGCACATGCTAACTTAACTCAGTGTACTCAGCAAACTCATTTAGCAAGCACAAAACTTATCTCAGAGTACAAAAATAAGATATCAACCAATGACCATCCTATATTCGAGTATGTCATAACTCCCTCATATAATAAACGTGTGCAACCAATTGCTCAACATAAACCAAATCCCACAAAATTACTAATTATAAATACAATATGATCACTGGTACCAAGTCGAACTTAGTATAATGTTAAGGTTTCACTTCCAACATCTGAAAAGCTACAGCTGAGAAGATTTAGAACCCAACAAGGAATAACTTTGGCTTGTGATTCAGAAATGGTGGTGTGATGAGTGGTTGAAGTGATTCAGCTGAGTTGAACAATGAGAGAATATATTGCAGCTGCAATGAAGGATGGAATCGGTAGAACTGTGAAGTGTGCAACTGGTGCTAGTGAAATTGCAGGTGCAGAACAAGGGAGTGTGCTATTTTTCCAAAGTTAAACATGGCAGCTAATTTAACCCATGTCATAATATCACATTGTAAACGACTTATATACCATGTCACCCAATTTTCCAAGCCATTGACAAAGAATTTACTAATCTTCAGATGTGAATATATTATACAACAACCAAAACGCTAGTTTGTCTAACAAAAAATTCCTGTCTTACCAGTAAGTCCCACACAAGCCATTCAACCAATCCCGATAACAAATCTATTATGCAGACTTGTGATTACCAATGGCACATTCAAAACTTGAACATAAATTGCCAACTGCCACAAATTTTGACATAAACTGAacgaatcaaaaacaaaaaaaaaaatcttttttaagCTCGGATTCAGATGGACATGCAACATGAGAAGGGTTCAGGGTTTTTGACAGAGAGTGAAGAAGAGGGTTTTGATTGTTAAATCCTTTCCGGAATAAACCCAAAAActgatatgaaaaacaatcaaaatagtacacaaacaaacaatcaaaacaaacaatcatggagatcaacgaagaaaaaaaagatgagaaAAAAAGCATACCTGAAAGCTGAAGCGTTTCCTCCTTCTCCTATATTTTTCTCTGACCAAACTccctcccaaatctctactcttatGAGAGATTTGTGCACAGGAAAAATGCACTATCAACTCTCCAGAACTCCCCAAAAAAAtcaactccctagcattctagggttttaccactaacagggagttcaagagttttttttcaaactcccccacgactaacaggtgttttgtAGGGAGTTTAGAAGACCTAGAACTCCAtcacgactaacggagattttgagagactccctagaactccctcacgactaacgggtaAAACCCAACTACACTCAACTCCCCACAAaacactcgaggactaaccccctgttcgTTAAAATACTGACAAATGATATCCCACACCGTTTTGCGGGTAGCTATCCGGCTCAAGCGGACTTCTTTACCGTTAGATTATTAAATCAACGGTTGGATTCATATTTAGAAAATGACCCACCACATTCAGGAAAGGACGCACCATTTTTTCTAAAGGGTTCAAGACTGTTAGATCTGGGTTTTAGCATGATCTAACGGCAAAGAAGCCGCTTGAACCGGATAGCTACTCGTAAAACGATGCGGGACATCAGTGCTCTAAAATACTAGACACCTCATCTGTTTACAAAAACTGATATGTGCGTATAAAATACTAGACGCACCATCTGTTTAACACTGAATACTTTGTATATGTGCGTATATATATTGATACTCCTTCCAAAACTCTTATTCATCAAATCATCTCTCTTTATAGTAACACCACCACCACATCATATATGGGTTCTACTGATCATGATCACCGCCAGGGAGATAAGTACAGATCTTATATGTATGGAGATGAGCATAAAGATGTACACTGGAGGCATGGGGGTCCTCCTATCTACGACCTCGTTAATGAACTCTTCCATCAAGGGCATTCAAAGGTATATATATGCACATTACCTATTATCTGTGTCTGCATCTATAGAATTCTAAGTGtactgttaaaaaaaaaagaatcatctGTGTCATATCGATTGATAGATCATCAAGCTATAAATTTCGTATAgctttttttccaattcaccccCTATATGCATTAATATCAATGATgtttatatactaattatgtgctCAGGTTTGGCCAGAGGGATCTTTAGAGGAAACCGTACATAACGCCATTAAAACATGGGAAATGGAGCTTTCTCACAAAACTCGGCTACAGGACTTTAAAACTATCAACCCAGAAAAATTCAAGTTATTTGTTAATGGTAACAACACCTACATCTTtcattttaattttcatttttatacTGTACTAGCTGTTACTTGGGAGGTTGGTACTACACTGGTACCAGTTCGATCGGGTGTGTGTGTTTGCTACCTATCTTTATTGGACCGACCGACTGAAGGGCCTGAAGGGGTGAAGGGAGAGATTCACTTTTATGACCACTTTTTTTATAAAACGCAAACTAAAGAAGCCGTATAATTCGGTAAAATTTTTTTGCAAATAGTTACTATCAGAAACTGAAAATACCCCTCCCATATTTTAACCTTTTCTTTCCTATAAACATTTTTATTAATAACGAGGAAGGGAAAGTAGGTATTAAACATTTTCGTAAACCGAAGATGGAGGGCAAATAAGTATAAGACATTTTCGTAAAAAACCAAAAATGTCTCTCCCTTTTAATCTAATTACTATAACTttttatgtatcctattttttcaaGGGTATAGTTGGCAAACAAACTAGAATATCACATATCTAAAAATCTATGTCTTTGAATTTCACAAGTTTTATCTTGTTAaaaagattttaaagagatctacacagtaagtacaaacaacaatatcaaatttaaagtTTTTACGGAAAAGTTCGGAAATGTTTATCCTTCTAGGTACAATTAAAATGATGTATATGTCTCAGAAATAAtattccaacaaaaaaagaatgtataacatgttatgcaatcaACGGTGTATCGTTTTTCAACGGTCGGCGCTCCCCGCGGTGGGAATGATGTTTTAACAGACCAGTGCAATACCGGAAGTAATTAAGTACCTCCAGTAGTTGACATATAGAAAACATTCTTCTGTTATGTATGAAGAGAGGGATTATCAGGAGAAGAGGTCCTGAAATTAGGGAGTTACAACGCTTTGCTGAAAACATCTTTGCCCGAGGAATTTCAATACTACAAAGCCGATGAAGAGAGCTTTGAATCTTTTCATGACATATTTAGATCAGCATTTCCTCGTGGTTTTGCTTGGGAAGTTATTAAGGTCTACTCAGGGCCACCTCTAATTGCTTTTAAGTTCAGACACTGGGGTTACATGGAAGGACCTTTCAAAGGTCATGCTCCCACTGGCCACAAAGTCGAGTTTTATGGATTGGGCGTTCTCAAGGTAATGAATTAACCGAACTACTTTAATATTGAATGAAAGTGGTCGCAGACAATGATCTGTCTTTCAAATCGTTTGCAAACCTACCGAGTACCAAGGGGTATTATTATGTTTTATGCACGTGACTTGCAGAGCCAAAAGCACTAAATTgcaaccaatgtagttaatatcagaTACCGGTTTGTCTCGGCCTGAAAATGGTACACTGGTACAACATAATAGACTAATAATCTTGATGAATCAAGAACTCATTAACAGAAGAATGATTCTTACAAAAGAAAATAACAGACAAAGTCTGTGAATGAAAAGTTACAGACACAAGACTTAAAGAAAAGCGTTTATAGTCATACACAGTAAACCAAAACAGACAACATGTCTAAGTATAACAGAGAGAGCAAGTAAGAGAGGATCACGTGTCATAGATGAGCTGGAACAACTGTGATCAATAGAGATGAACCAGTAGAAGACATGTGGCATTATGTGACAGCCTGACTATTAGCCCCCTTCAAGTTGAGGTGCGCAGAATGATGAACCTTCAACTTGTCCCTGAAAAATTGAAACCTAGAACTGGATAATCCTTTAGTAAACACATCTGCAACTTGATCCAATGTAGAAATATAGTGCACCTGCAATGACTTGGAATGAATGAGCTCTCTAACAAAGTGAAAATCCACTGCTAAATGCTTCATGCGACTGTGAAACACAAGATTGGAAGAAAGAGAGATTGCACTGATGTTGTCACACTGAATCGTTGGAGTGAGTTGCAGAAATAAATGTAGATCCTTTAGAAGCTGACAAACCGAAACAACCTCTGCAGCTGAATTTGCAAGTGATTTATACTCTGCCTCAGTACTAGAACGAGCTACAGTGGCTTGTCTCTTGCTAGACCAGGAAATAGGATTGGATCCAAAAAAGATACAATAGCCACCAGTGCTTCTTTTGGTATCTGgagaaccagcccaatcagcatcactATAACCATTAACTTCcaccaatccttttctaaagAGTATGCCATAGTCAGTGGTAGACTTTATGTACCTCAGAATTCTTTTAGCTGCTGTTAAATGATCAGTGGTAGGAGACTGCATAAATTGGCAGACCTGATTAACAGCATAACTGATTTCAGGTCTGGTCCAAGTGAGATACTGTAAAGCACCAACTAGTGACCTATATGGAGTAGGATCAGAAAGAAGAACACCATCACTAGCAAAAATCTTGGTACAAACACAAACTGGAGATGAACATGGCTTAACTCCCAACATATCAAATTTATTAAGTAAGTCCAAAGCATACTTTTTTTGAGACAGAAAGATACTTGAAGCATTCCTCTTGACTTCCAATCCCAGAAAATAGTGTAATTCCCCTACATTCTTAAGAGGAAAATGAGTCTGAAGTAAAGAAATAAGATCCGAACAA includes the following:
- the LOC113285567 gene encoding pathogen-related protein-like; amino-acid sequence: MGSTDHDHRQGDKYRSYMYGDEHKDVHWRHGGPPIYDLVNELFHQGHSKVWPEGSLEETVHNAIKTWEMELSHKTRLQDFKTINPEKFKLFVNGREGLSGEEVLKLGSYNALLKTSLPEEFQYYKADEESFESFHDIFRSAFPRGFAWEVIKVYSGPPLIAFKFRHWGYMEGPFKGHAPTGHKVEFYGLGVLKVMN